In Xiphophorus maculatus strain JP 163 A chromosome 18, X_maculatus-5.0-male, whole genome shotgun sequence, a single genomic region encodes these proteins:
- the tmem160 gene encoding transmembrane protein 160, protein MAFLTLFVRRQLPQAVSYFARAVELGRPGCGGAPLRRLHGSARQRVGEKGPWGKSQRGPEQPLQQYHLTDLDKADALMLRKSHETGFLSWFRNGLLATGIGVIAFVQSEVGREAGYAFFILGGVCVSFGGASYVGSLFALRRLMLLSVPALLLQGTVVGSVALFWLCAVSLYIGRLEVEIIHDDEEGDGGEDEGECRECRERREQRGHRGSQDSEDSGSKGQNK, encoded by the exons ATGGCTTTCCTGACTCTCTTCGTGAGAAGGCAGCTGCCGCAGGCCGTCAGCTACTTCGCCCGCGCAGTGGAGCTGGGCCGGCCCGGCTGCGGCGGAGCCCCGCTGCGGAGGCTGCATGGCTCGGCGCGGCAGCGGGTCGGGGAGAAGGGGCCGTGGGGCAAGAGCCAGCGGGGTCCGGAGCAGCCACTGCAGCAGTACCACCTCACAGACCTCGACAAGGCGGACGCTTTG ATGCTAAGGAAGTCACATGAAACAG GGTTCCTGTCGTGGTTCAGGAACGGCTTGCTGGCGACTGGGATTGGAGTCATTGCTTTTGTCCAGAGCGAAGTGGGACGGGAAGCAGGATACG CCTTCTTCATCCTGGGAGGCGTCTGCGTGTCGTTTGGCGGCGCGTCCTACGTTGGCAGCCTCTTCGCCTTGCGGAGGCTGATGCTGCTGTCGGTGCCAGCTCTGCTGCTCCAGGGCACCGTGGTGGGCAGCGTCGCCCTCTTCTGGCTCTGCGCCGTATCGCTGTACATCGGCCGCCTGGAGGTGGAGATCATCCACGACGACGAGGAGGGGGACGGCGGGGAGGACGAGGGAGAGTGCCGGGAGTGCCGCGAGAGGCGGGAGCAGCGAGGTCACAGAGGCTCCCAGGACAGTGAGGACAGTGGCAGCAAGGGCCAAAACAAATAG